A genomic stretch from Candidatus Rokuibacteriota bacterium includes:
- a CDS encoding MaoC/PaaZ C-terminal domain-containing protein — MPKAYGGKFWDELMVGQEFWTGGRTVTEGDVLAFSGLTGDFNPLHVDEEFARTSPFGTRVPHGPLIHDMYLGLLDRLGLVAGTALAFLELRWKFLAPVLVGDTVHARVVVQAKREVEKRDRGIVTFAVTLFNQREEPVQEGEHILLLARRPG, encoded by the coding sequence ATGCCGAAAGCGTACGGCGGGAAGTTCTGGGACGAGCTGATGGTCGGCCAGGAGTTCTGGACGGGTGGCCGGACCGTGACCGAGGGCGACGTGCTGGCCTTCTCGGGGCTCACGGGCGATTTCAATCCCCTCCACGTGGACGAGGAGTTCGCGCGCACGAGCCCATTCGGGACGCGCGTCCCGCACGGTCCGTTGATCCACGACATGTACCTGGGCCTGCTTGACCGTCTGGGGCTCGTTGCCGGCACCGCGCTGGCGTTCCTCGAGCTCCGCTGGAAGTTCCTGGCGCCCGTCCTGGTGGGCGACACGGTCCATGCGCGCGTCGTCGTCCAGGCTAAGCGCGAAGTCGAGAAGCGCGATCGCGGGATCGTCACCTTCGCCGTGACGCTGTTCAATCAGCGAGAAGAGCCGGTTCAGGAGGGGGAGCACATCCTGCTCCTCGCGCGTCGGCCGGGATGA